The following coding sequences lie in one Streptomyces venezuelae genomic window:
- the fusA gene encoding elongation factor G: protein MATTSLDLAKVRNIGIMAHIDAGKTTTTERILFYTGVSYKIGEVHDGAATMDWMEQEQERGITITSAATTCHWPLNDVDHTINIIDTPGHVDFTVEVERSLRVLDGAVTVFDGVAGVEPQSETVWRQADRYGVPRICFVNKLDRTGAEFHRCVDMIVDRLGATPIVMQLPIGAEADFKGVVDLVTMKAFVWSAETKMGEAYDIVDIPDTHTEAAEEYRGKLLEAVAENDEEMMELYLEGQEPTEEQLYAAIRRITIASGKGGDTTVTPVFCGTAFKNKGVQPLLDAVVRYLPSPLDVEAIEGHDVKDPELVVKRKPSDDEPLSALAFKIASDPHLGKLTFVRIYSGRLDSGTAVLNSVKGKKERIGKIYRMHANKREEIESVGAGDIVAVMGLKQTTTGETLSDDKAPVILESMDFPAPVIEVAIEPKSKGDQEKLGVAIQRLSEEDPSFRVHSDEETGQTIIGGMGELHLEVLVDRMKREFRVEANVGKPQVAYRETIRKAVERVDFTHKKQTGGTGQFAKVQIAIEPILDGDASYEFVNKVTGGRIPREYIPSVDAGAQEAMQFGILAGYEMTGVRVTLIDGAYHEVDSSELAFKIAGSQAFKEAARKASPVLLEPMMAVEVTTPEDYMGDVIGDINSRRGQIQAMEERSGARVVKGLVPLSEMFGYVGDLRSKTSGRASYSMQFDSYAEVPRNVAEEIIAKAKGE, encoded by the coding sequence ATGGCTACCACTTCACTTGACCTGGCCAAGGTGCGCAACATCGGCATCATGGCCCACATCGACGCGGGCAAGACGACGACCACCGAGCGGATCCTGTTCTACACCGGTGTGTCGTACAAGATCGGTGAGGTCCACGACGGTGCCGCCACGATGGACTGGATGGAGCAGGAGCAGGAGCGTGGCATCACGATCACCTCTGCTGCCACCACCTGTCACTGGCCGCTGAACGACGTCGATCACACGATCAACATCATCGACACCCCGGGCCACGTCGACTTCACCGTCGAGGTGGAGCGTTCGCTCCGCGTGCTCGACGGTGCCGTGACGGTGTTCGACGGCGTTGCCGGCGTCGAGCCCCAGTCCGAGACCGTGTGGCGTCAGGCGGACCGTTACGGCGTCCCGCGTATCTGCTTCGTCAACAAGCTCGACCGCACCGGTGCCGAGTTCCACCGTTGTGTCGACATGATCGTCGACCGCCTCGGTGCGACCCCGATCGTCATGCAGCTGCCCATCGGCGCAGAGGCTGACTTCAAGGGCGTCGTCGACCTCGTCACCATGAAGGCCTTCGTCTGGTCCGCAGAGACCAAGATGGGCGAGGCCTACGACATCGTCGACATCCCCGACACGCACACCGAGGCTGCCGAGGAGTACCGCGGCAAGCTGCTCGAGGCCGTCGCGGAGAACGACGAAGAGATGATGGAGCTGTACCTGGAGGGCCAGGAGCCCACCGAGGAGCAGCTGTACGCGGCGATCCGTCGCATCACCATCGCCTCCGGCAAGGGCGGCGACACCACCGTCACCCCCGTCTTCTGCGGTACCGCGTTCAAGAACAAGGGCGTCCAGCCCCTGCTCGACGCGGTCGTGCGCTACCTTCCCTCCCCCCTGGACGTCGAGGCCATCGAGGGCCACGACGTCAAGGACCCGGAGCTGGTCGTCAAGCGCAAGCCGTCCGACGACGAGCCGCTGTCGGCCCTCGCGTTCAAGATCGCGAGCGACCCGCACCTCGGCAAGCTCACCTTCGTCCGGATCTACTCCGGTCGCCTGGACTCCGGCACCGCGGTGCTGAACTCCGTCAAGGGCAAGAAGGAGCGCATCGGCAAGATCTACCGCATGCACGCGAACAAGCGTGAGGAGATCGAGTCGGTGGGCGCCGGTGACATCGTCGCCGTCATGGGCCTGAAGCAGACCACCACGGGTGAGACGCTCTCCGACGACAAGGCTCCGGTCATCCTGGAGTCCATGGACTTCCCGGCCCCGGTGATCGAGGTCGCCATCGAGCCGAAGTCCAAGGGCGACCAGGAGAAGCTGGGTGTCGCCATCCAGCGTCTCTCGGAGGAGGACCCCTCCTTCCGCGTCCACTCGGACGAGGAGACCGGCCAGACCATCATCGGTGGTATGGGTGAGCTCCACCTCGAGGTGCTCGTCGACCGCATGAAGCGCGAGTTCCGCGTCGAGGCGAACGTCGGCAAGCCGCAGGTGGCGTACCGCGAGACGATCCGCAAGGCCGTCGAGCGCGTCGACTTCACGCACAAGAAGCAGACCGGTGGTACCGGTCAGTTCGCCAAGGTGCAGATCGCGATCGAGCCGATCCTCGATGGCGACGCGTCGTACGAGTTCGTCAACAAGGTCACCGGTGGCCGCATCCCGCGGGAGTACATCCCGTCGGTCGACGCCGGTGCGCAGGAAGCCATGCAGTTCGGCATCCTCGCGGGCTACGAGATGACGGGCGTCCGCGTCACGCTCATCGACGGTGCCTACCACGAGGTCGACTCCTCGGAGCTCGCCTTCAAGATCGCCGGTTCGCAGGCCTTCAAGGAGGCCGCGCGCAAGGCGTCCCCCGTGCTGCTCGAGCCGATGATGGCCGTCGAGGTCACCACGCCCGAGGACTACATGGGCGATGTCATCGGCGACATCAACTCCCGCCGTGGCCAGATCCAGGCCATGGAGGAGCGCAGCGGCGCTCGCGTCGTGAAGGGCCTCGTGCCCCTCTCGGAGATGTTCGGCTACGTCGGAGACCTCCGCAGCAAGACGTCGGGTCGCGCAAGCTACTCAATGCAGTTCGACTCCTACGCCGAGGTTCCGCGGAACGTCGCCGAGGAGATCATCGCGAAGGCCAAGGGCGAGTAA
- the tuf gene encoding elongation factor Tu — MAKAKFERTKPHVNIGTIGHIDHGKTTLTAAITKVLHDAYPDLNEASAFDQIDKAPEERQRGITISIAHVEYQTEARHYAHVDCPGHADYIKNMITGAAQMDGAILVVAATDGPMPQTKEHVLLARQVGVPYIVVALNKADMVDDEEILELVELEVRELLSEYEFPGDDVPVVKVSALKALEGDKEWGNSVLELMAAVDSAIPEPERDVDKPFLMPIEDVFTITGRGTVVTGRIERGVLKVNETVDIIGIKTEKTTTTVTGIEMFRKLLDEGQAGENVGLLLRGIKREDVERGQVIIKPGSVTPHTEFEAQAYILSKDEGGRHTPFFNNYRPQFYFRTTDVTGVVTLPEGTEMVMPGDNTEMTVELIQPVAMEEGLKFAIREGGRTVGAGQVTKINK, encoded by the coding sequence GTGGCGAAGGCGAAGTTCGAGCGGACTAAGCCGCACGTCAACATCGGCACCATCGGTCACATTGACCACGGTAAGACGACCCTCACGGCCGCCATTACCAAGGTGCTGCACGACGCGTACCCCGACCTGAACGAGGCCTCGGCCTTCGACCAGATCGACAAGGCTCCCGAGGAGCGCCAGCGCGGTATCACGATCTCGATCGCGCACGTCGAGTACCAGACCGAGGCGCGTCACTACGCCCACGTCGACTGCCCCGGTCACGCGGACTACATCAAGAACATGATCACGGGTGCCGCGCAGATGGACGGCGCGATCCTCGTGGTTGCCGCCACCGACGGCCCGATGCCGCAGACCAAGGAGCACGTGCTCCTGGCCCGCCAGGTCGGCGTTCCCTACATCGTTGTCGCCCTGAACAAGGCCGACATGGTGGACGACGAGGAGATCCTGGAGCTCGTCGAGCTCGAGGTCCGTGAGCTCCTCTCCGAGTACGAGTTCCCGGGCGACGACGTTCCGGTCGTCAAGGTCTCGGCGCTCAAGGCGCTCGAGGGCGACAAGGAGTGGGGCAACTCCGTCCTCGAGCTCATGGCCGCCGTCGACTCCGCGATCCCGGAGCCGGAGCGCGACGTCGACAAGCCGTTCCTCATGCCGATCGAGGACGTCTTCACGATCACCGGTCGTGGCACGGTCGTCACCGGTCGTATCGAGCGTGGTGTCCTCAAGGTCAACGAGACCGTCGACATCATCGGCATCAAGACCGAGAAGACCACCACCACGGTCACCGGCATCGAGATGTTCCGCAAGCTGCTCGACGAGGGCCAGGCCGGTGAGAACGTCGGTCTGCTCCTCCGTGGCATCAAGCGCGAGGACGTCGAGCGCGGCCAGGTCATCATCAAGCCCGGTTCGGTCACGCCGCACACCGAGTTCGAGGCCCAGGCCTACATCCTGTCGAAGGACGAGGGTGGCCGTCACACCCCGTTCTTCAACAACTACCGCCCGCAGTTCTACTTCCGCACCACCGACGTGACCGGCGTCGTGACCCTCCCCGAGGGCACCGAGATGGTCATGCCGGGCGACAACACTGAGATGACCGTTGAGCTCATCCAGCCCGTCGCGATGGAAGAGGGCCTGAAGTTCGCCATCCGTGAGGGTGGCCGGACCGTCGGCGCCGGCCAGGTCACCAAGATCAACAAGTAA
- a CDS encoding Uma2 family endonuclease: protein MTVTPHSARQGSSQYQAMRDAVVQLGDALPGKFEITQEGIVHDMLSPVGPHELTALRLRKRLEKVMPEELVAHTGTPDVEDEPGGIMRHPDIMVIAEADMEVPEAFDPRTLIAAIEIVSRSNPDNDWVSKMRDYPLLGIPVYAIFDPRTGTGAVLTDIHATPQGPRYATRKDFVYGEDVTIAEWTIPTESLPRYQ from the coding sequence ATGACCGTCACGCCGCACAGTGCACGACAGGGCAGCTCCCAGTACCAGGCGATGCGGGACGCCGTCGTGCAGCTCGGGGACGCCCTTCCGGGCAAGTTTGAGATCACCCAGGAAGGGATCGTCCACGACATGCTGTCGCCCGTTGGACCCCACGAGCTGACTGCGCTGCGCCTACGGAAGCGCCTGGAGAAGGTGATGCCGGAGGAGCTGGTGGCCCACACGGGGACGCCTGATGTGGAGGACGAACCCGGGGGGATCATGCGGCACCCGGACATCATGGTGATCGCCGAGGCGGACATGGAGGTGCCGGAGGCCTTCGACCCTCGTACGCTCATCGCCGCGATCGAGATCGTTTCGCGCTCCAACCCGGACAACGACTGGGTGAGCAAGATGCGGGACTACCCGCTGCTCGGCATCCCCGTTTACGCGATCTTCGACCCACGCACCGGTACGGGTGCCGTCCTCACCGACATCCACGCCACCCCGCAGGGTCCGCGCTATGCGACCCGTAAGGACTTCGTCTACGGCGAGGACGTCACCATCGCAGAGTGGACGATTCCGACCGAGTCCCTGCCTCGCTACCAGTAG
- a CDS encoding helix-turn-helix domain-containing protein yields the protein MDTQNPSAPPRAQSASGGNQSHARATRHPRSRTDTRRRPNASAPTSGITHENTRHTTRFTVIGNHLTQHRELSLLAIGLGCHIQSLPAGSRVDIKSLTTRFPEGAARIAAALRELETHGYLRRERERTPAGRIITRTTSCNHPQVAAQRAPTAPRRQPATVSAPPTPGEPPHAPRKHLRSLPAVPHPSSPTPALLQQAADTLTDLRHQAPHLLLTALETAHLTPGVAAWLEREATPASVHHALTHSLPPDGPRHPAALLSHRLTALIPPSPPFHAPQPTRHPLQNCETCDRAYRAPEPGRCRDCTENGAGRKP from the coding sequence ATGGACACCCAAAACCCTAGCGCGCCCCCGCGCGCCCAGTCCGCTTCTGGCGGCAATCAATCCCACGCACGGGCGACCCGACACCCCCGCAGCCGAACGGACACGCGTCGACGGCCCAACGCCTCCGCACCCACGTCCGGAATCACGCACGAGAACACCCGCCACACCACGCGCTTCACGGTGATCGGCAACCACCTCACCCAGCACCGGGAGCTCTCCCTCCTGGCGATCGGCCTGGGCTGCCACATCCAGTCGCTGCCAGCCGGATCCCGGGTCGACATCAAGAGCCTCACCACCCGTTTCCCGGAGGGCGCGGCCCGCATCGCCGCGGCCCTGCGCGAGCTGGAGACCCACGGCTACCTGCGCCGCGAGCGCGAACGCACCCCCGCCGGCCGCATCATCACCCGCACGACGTCCTGCAACCACCCACAGGTGGCGGCTCAGCGCGCCCCCACCGCACCACGCAGGCAGCCCGCCACCGTCTCAGCCCCACCCACGCCCGGCGAGCCCCCGCACGCACCCCGCAAGCACCTCCGCTCCCTCCCTGCCGTACCGCACCCCTCCTCCCCCACCCCGGCCCTCCTCCAACAGGCCGCTGACACCCTTACGGACCTACGCCACCAAGCCCCCCACCTGCTCCTCACCGCCCTAGAAACCGCCCACCTCACCCCTGGCGTAGCCGCCTGGCTGGAACGAGAAGCCACTCCGGCCTCCGTACACCACGCCCTGACCCATTCCCTCCCACCCGATGGCCCCCGCCACCCCGCCGCTCTCCTGTCCCACCGACTGACAGCCCTGATCCCACCCTCACCCCCGTTCCACGCCCCGCAGCCCACCCGCCATCCACTCCAGAACTGCGAAACCTGCGACCGCGCCTACCGAGCCCCAGAACCGGGCCGCTGCCGCGACTGCACCGAGAACGGAGCCGGGAGGAAACCCTGA
- a CDS encoding ATP-binding protein, giving the protein MNQETAELPHIARHFSVLLSPTPRGARLARLLATEQFRSWGLPLDPARHIVAELAANAAAHGRVPGRDFRLALHATAEALRIEVTDTHPECLPIPRPASPDAESGRGLLLVEALAHRWGVTEDRFPRKTVWAELSLTPPEPDPPCSGTAGAFSQGT; this is encoded by the coding sequence GTGAACCAGGAAACCGCCGAACTCCCCCACATCGCCCGTCACTTCAGCGTCCTGCTCTCCCCCACGCCTCGCGGAGCCCGCCTCGCACGACTTCTCGCAACCGAGCAGTTTCGTTCGTGGGGGCTCCCCCTGGACCCGGCCCGCCACATCGTCGCGGAGCTCGCCGCCAACGCCGCAGCCCACGGCCGTGTACCGGGCCGCGACTTCCGACTCGCACTGCACGCCACTGCGGAAGCGCTCCGCATCGAGGTCACAGACACGCACCCCGAATGCCTGCCCATCCCCCGCCCCGCATCCCCCGACGCCGAATCGGGGCGTGGCCTGCTCCTCGTAGAAGCGCTGGCACACCGCTGGGGAGTAACGGAGGACCGCTTTCCGCGCAAGACGGTGTGGGCGGAACTGAGCCTCACGCCACCGGAGCCCGACCCCCCGTGCTCCGGTACCGCCGGTGCCTTTTCCCAAGGAACGTAA
- a CDS encoding DUF397 domain-containing protein, with protein sequence MIRKAAAQGVPELAWFKSSYSSDGNEGDCVEVAHAPRAVHVRDSKQTSGPRLALSGTAWAAFLAHAARR encoded by the coding sequence ATGATCCGCAAGGCTGCCGCGCAAGGCGTTCCCGAGCTGGCCTGGTTCAAGAGCAGCTACAGCAGCGACGGGAACGAGGGTGACTGCGTAGAGGTCGCCCACGCCCCCCGCGCCGTCCACGTCCGCGACTCGAAGCAGACGTCAGGCCCTCGCCTCGCCCTCAGCGGCACCGCCTGGGCCGCCTTCCTTGCCCACGCCGCCCGGCGCTGA
- a CDS encoding ADP-ribosylglycohydrolase family protein: MSDATSPAPRFLPRKYINPRFEEDVAFSYVSGPPEYAEETTRPVRYVAVADDDGTVTTYVWACDEDDAAGWIIRRDAGTRAVNAGGVWLRRLRAGKERGVPPTRVLQELTSEALGALPGSLTTSPDLASLYALADQPYRRTVWRSCRAALQGLAIGDAMGRPLSGLGLDRITAVYGPWQSMELPLSSDGTVRVSDQTQLTLAVGEALAEVAVRAPLPEAEARQALTVRGAVPAPPWLTPGAVTTALRTHLIGWHRSPDNDRSPGRTTRESCEALSTPVPWQQATATGSKGCAAVVRAATVGLAPYLTPDQRSGIAQLQAALTHAHPTALAASDLASHAVDLLRHRCKPADLLGELRLYASASRHTYRADWLGDLAPRAEAVSFIAAGWDECVAVLDAVEAALGSDTDPGAAVGTAWTAETVLGGALYAFLSTGAHPRQALRRAAHTSGPSAATAALAGALAGAHRGPSGWPPEWVEAVEYGERLGALGGAWDRD; encoded by the coding sequence GTGAGCGACGCAACCTCCCCCGCCCCCCGCTTCCTCCCCCGGAAGTACATCAACCCCCGCTTCGAGGAGGACGTGGCCTTCTCATACGTGAGCGGCCCGCCCGAGTACGCGGAGGAGACGACCCGCCCGGTCCGGTACGTGGCCGTGGCGGACGACGACGGCACCGTCACCACCTACGTGTGGGCGTGCGACGAGGACGACGCGGCGGGCTGGATCATACGGAGGGACGCGGGGACGCGGGCGGTGAACGCGGGCGGCGTGTGGCTGCGCCGCCTACGGGCCGGCAAGGAGCGGGGCGTACCGCCGACGAGAGTGCTGCAGGAGCTGACCAGCGAGGCCCTGGGGGCGCTCCCGGGCTCACTCACGACCTCCCCGGACCTGGCCTCCCTCTACGCCCTGGCGGACCAGCCCTACCGCCGCACCGTGTGGAGGTCGTGCCGTGCGGCGCTCCAGGGCCTGGCGATCGGCGACGCGATGGGCCGCCCGCTCTCCGGGCTGGGGCTGGACCGCATCACCGCCGTCTACGGCCCCTGGCAATCGATGGAGCTCCCTCTCTCCTCCGACGGCACGGTACGGGTCTCGGACCAGACGCAGCTGACGCTGGCGGTAGGGGAGGCGCTGGCGGAGGTGGCGGTACGGGCCCCGTTGCCGGAGGCAGAGGCGAGGCAGGCGCTCACGGTACGGGGCGCCGTCCCTGCCCCACCCTGGCTGACCCCCGGGGCGGTGACGACGGCCCTGCGCACCCACCTGATCGGTTGGCACCGCTCCCCGGACAACGACCGCTCCCCCGGCCGTACGACGCGGGAATCCTGCGAGGCGCTGTCGACCCCGGTCCCCTGGCAACAGGCGACGGCGACCGGCTCGAAGGGCTGCGCGGCGGTGGTACGAGCGGCGACGGTGGGCCTGGCGCCGTACCTGACCCCCGACCAACGCTCGGGAATCGCCCAACTACAGGCAGCCCTCACCCACGCCCACCCCACAGCCCTGGCGGCAAGTGACCTGGCGTCGCACGCGGTGGACCTGCTGAGGCACCGCTGCAAGCCTGCCGACCTGCTCGGCGAGCTGCGTCTGTACGCGTCGGCGTCCCGCCACACGTACCGCGCGGACTGGCTGGGCGACCTGGCGCCCCGGGCCGAGGCGGTGTCGTTCATCGCGGCGGGCTGGGACGAGTGCGTGGCGGTGCTGGACGCGGTGGAGGCGGCGCTGGGGAGCGACACGGATCCGGGCGCGGCGGTGGGTACGGCGTGGACGGCGGAGACGGTGCTGGGCGGCGCCCTGTACGCGTTCCTGTCGACGGGGGCGCACCCGCGCCAGGCCCTGCGCCGGGCGGCGCACACCTCCGGCCCCTCGGCGGCGACGGCGGCCCTGGCGGGGGCGCTGGCGGGAGCGCACCGAGGCCCGTCGGGGTGGCCTCCGGAGTGGGTGGAGGCGGTGGAGTACGGGGAGCGGTTGGGGGCGCTGGGCGGGGCGTGGGACCGGGACTGA
- the rpsJ gene encoding 30S ribosomal protein S10: MAGQKIRIRLKAYDHEVIDSSAKKIVETVTRTGASVAGPVPLPTEKNVYCVIKSPHKYKDSREHFEMRTHKRLIDILDPTPKTVDSLMRLDLPAGVDIEIKL; the protein is encoded by the coding sequence ATGGCGGGACAGAAGATCCGCATCCGGCTCAAGGCCTACGACCACGAGGTCATCGACTCCTCGGCGAAGAAGATCGTCGAGACGGTGACCCGCACTGGTGCGTCGGTCGCGGGCCCGGTGCCGCTGCCCACTGAGAAGAACGTGTACTGCGTCATCAAGTCGCCGCACAAGTACAAGGACTCTCGCGAGCACTTCGAGATGCGCACGCACAAGCGCCTGATCGACATCCTCGACCCGACCCCCAAGACCGTTGACTCGCTGATGCGCCTGGACCTTCCGGCCGGCGTTGACATCGAGATCAAGCTCTGA
- the rplC gene encoding 50S ribosomal protein L3: protein MTKQIKGILGEKLGMTQVWDENNRVVPVTVVKAGPCVVTQVRTNDSDGYESVQIAFGEIDPRKVNKPLKGHFAKADVTPRRHLVEIRTAGASEYTLGQELTAETFEAGIKVDVTGKSKGKGFAGVMKRHNFHGGKASHGAHRVHRKPGSIGGCATPGRVFKGMRMAGRMGNERVTTQNLTVHAVDAEKGLLLIKGAVPGPNGGLVLVRTAAKGA from the coding sequence ATGACCAAGCAGATCAAGGGCATCCTGGGCGAGAAGCTCGGCATGACCCAGGTCTGGGACGAGAACAACCGTGTCGTCCCGGTGACCGTGGTCAAGGCCGGGCCCTGCGTCGTTACCCAGGTCCGTACGAATGACAGCGACGGCTACGAGTCGGTCCAGATCGCCTTCGGCGAGATCGACCCGCGCAAGGTGAACAAGCCCCTCAAGGGCCACTTCGCCAAGGCCGACGTGACCCCCCGTCGCCACCTCGTCGAGATCCGTACCGCTGGTGCCAGCGAGTACACCCTCGGCCAGGAGCTGACTGCCGAGACGTTCGAGGCCGGTATCAAGGTCGACGTCACCGGCAAGAGCAAGGGCAAGGGCTTCGCCGGTGTGATGAAGCGTCACAACTTCCACGGTGGCAAGGCCTCCCACGGTGCCCACCGCGTGCACCGCAAGCCCGGTTCCATCGGTGGCTGTGCCACCCCCGGCCGTGTCTTCAAGGGCATGCGCATGGCGGGTCGCATGGGCAACGAGCGGGTCACCACCCAGAACCTGACCGTCCACGCCGTTGACGCGGAGAAGGGCCTGCTGCTCATCAAGGGCGCGGTTCCTGGTCCGAACGGCGGCCTCGTCCTGGTCCGTACCGCGGCCAAGGGGGCCTGA
- the rplD gene encoding 50S ribosomal protein L4 encodes MSTIDILSPAGDKTGTVELPAEIFDVEKISIPLIHQVVVAQLAAARQGTHKTKTRGEVRGGGKKPYRQKGTGRARQGSTRAPQFAGGGVVHGPVPRDYSQRTPKKMKAAALRHALTDRARNSRIHVVSGVVEGEISTKAAKSLLGKVSERKNVLLVIERSDEASLLSARNLPQVHILEPGQLNTYDVLVSDDVVFTKAAFESFVSGPTKADETEGSEA; translated from the coding sequence ATGAGCACCATTGACATCCTTTCGCCGGCAGGCGACAAGACCGGGACGGTCGAGCTCCCCGCGGAGATCTTCGACGTCGAGAAGATCAGCATCCCGCTGATCCACCAGGTCGTCGTCGCTCAGCTGGCCGCGGCCCGTCAGGGCACGCACAAGACCAAGACCCGCGGCGAAGTCCGTGGTGGTGGCAAGAAGCCTTACCGCCAGAAGGGCACCGGCCGCGCGCGCCAGGGTTCGACCCGTGCGCCGCAGTTCGCCGGCGGTGGCGTCGTCCACGGCCCCGTGCCGCGTGACTACTCCCAGCGCACTCCCAAGAAGATGAAGGCTGCCGCTCTGCGTCACGCCCTCACCGACCGGGCGCGCAACTCCCGCATCCACGTCGTCTCCGGCGTGGTCGAGGGCGAGATCTCGACGAAGGCCGCGAAGAGCCTGCTCGGCAAGGTCAGTGAGCGCAAGAACGTGCTCCTGGTCATCGAGCGCTCGGACGAGGCTTCGCTGCTCTCCGCCCGCAACCTGCCCCAGGTGCACATCCTGGAGCCGGGCCAGCTGAACACGTACGACGTGCTCGTCTCGGACGACGTGGTCTTCACCAAGGCCGCCTTCGAGTCCTTCGTGTCTGGCCCCACCAAGGCCGATGAGACCGAAGGGAGCGAAGCCTGA
- the rplW gene encoding 50S ribosomal protein L23 — translation MAIRHQSIASKAAKAAKAARVAKAKRIATEGKIAVEPTPLSKSFSDPRDVLVKPVVSEKSYALLDEGKYTFIVAPGANKTQIKQAVEAVFSVKVTGVNTINRQGKRKRTRTGFGKRADTKRAIVTLAEGDRIDIFGQAS, via the coding sequence ATGGCTATCCGTCACCAGAGCATCGCGTCCAAGGCCGCGAAGGCCGCCAAGGCCGCGCGCGTCGCCAAGGCGAAGCGCATCGCGACCGAGGGCAAGATCGCCGTTGAGCCCACCCCGCTGAGCAAGTCCTTCTCGGACCCGCGCGACGTCCTCGTCAAGCCGGTCGTCTCCGAGAAGTCGTACGCGCTGCTCGACGAGGGCAAGTACACGTTCATCGTGGCTCCGGGCGCCAACAAGACCCAGATCAAGCAGGCCGTCGAGGCGGTCTTCTCGGTCAAGGTCACCGGCGTCAACACGATCAACCGTCAGGGCAAGCGGAAGCGTACGCGCACCGGGTTCGGCAAGCGTGCCGACACCAAGCGCGCCATCGTGACCCTTGCTGAGGGCGACCGTATCGACATCTTCGGCCAGGCCTCCTAA
- the rplB gene encoding 50S ribosomal protein L2 gives MGIRKYKPTTPGRRGSSVADFVEVTRSTPEKSLVRPLHSKGGRNNSGRVTVRHQGGGHKRAYRVIDFRRHDKDGVPAKVAHIEYDPNRTARIALLHYADGEKRYILAPRGTQQGDRIESGPGADIKPGNNMALRNIPVGTTIHAIELRPGGGAKFARSAGASVQLLAKEGAMAHLRMPSGEIRLVDVRCRATIGEVGNAEQSNINWGKAGRMRWKGVRPTVRGVVMNPVDHPHGGGEGKTSGGRHPVSPWGKKEGRTRDRNKASNKYIVRRRKSNKKR, from the coding sequence ATGGGAATCCGCAAGTACAAGCCGACTACGCCGGGCCGTCGTGGCTCCTCCGTAGCCGACTTCGTCGAGGTAACGCGGTCCACGCCGGAGAAGTCGCTGGTTCGCCCGCTGCACAGCAAGGGCGGCCGTAACAATTCCGGTCGTGTGACCGTTCGCCACCAGGGTGGTGGCCACAAGCGCGCCTACCGCGTGATCGACTTCCGTCGCCACGACAAGGACGGCGTGCCGGCCAAGGTCGCGCACATCGAGTACGACCCCAACCGCACGGCGCGCATCGCGCTGCTGCACTACGCGGACGGCGAGAAGCGCTACATCCTCGCCCCGCGCGGCACGCAGCAGGGTGACCGGATTGAGAGCGGCCCCGGTGCCGACATCAAGCCCGGCAACAACATGGCGCTGCGCAACATCCCCGTGGGTACGACGATCCACGCCATCGAGCTGCGGCCCGGCGGCGGCGCGAAGTTCGCCCGCTCCGCGGGTGCCTCCGTGCAGCTGCTCGCGAAGGAAGGCGCCATGGCGCACCTTCGCATGCCGTCCGGTGAGATCCGCCTGGTCGACGTCCGCTGCCGCGCCACCATCGGCGAGGTCGGCAACGCCGAGCAGTCGAACATCAACTGGGGCAAGGCCGGCCGTATGCGCTGGAAGGGCGTCCGCCCGACCGTGCGTGGTGTCGTGATGAACCCGGTCGACCACCCGCACGGTGGTGGTGAAGGCAAGACCTCCGGTGGTCGTCACCCGGTCTCGCCGTGGGGCAAGAAGGAGGGTCGTACTCGTGATCGCAACAAGGCGAGCAACAAGTACATCGTCCGTCGCCGCAAGTCGAACAAGAAGCGCTAG
- the rpsS gene encoding 30S ribosomal protein S19 gives MPRSLKKGPFVDDHLVKKVDAQNEAGSKNVIKTWSRRSMIIPSMLGHTIAVHNGKTHIPVFVTESMVGHKLGEFSPTRTFRGHVKDDRKSKRR, from the coding sequence ATGCCGCGCAGTCTCAAGAAGGGGCCCTTCGTCGACGACCACCTCGTAAAGAAGGTGGACGCTCAGAACGAAGCCGGTTCCAAGAACGTCATCAAGACCTGGTCCCGTCGCTCGATGATCATTCCCAGCATGCTGGGTCACACGATCGCGGTGCACAACGGCAAGACCCACATCCCGGTGTTCGTCACCGAGTCGATGGTCGGCCACAAGCTCGGCGAGTTCTCGCCGACTCGCACCTTCCGCGGCCACGTCAAGGACGACCGGAAGTCGAAGCGCCGCTAG
- the rplV gene encoding 50S ribosomal protein L22: MEARAQARYIRVTPMKARRVVDLIRGMDATEAQAVLRFAPQAASVPVGKVLDSAIANAAHNYDHTDASSLVISEAYVDEGPTLKRFRPRAQGRAYRIRKRTSHITVVVSSKEGTR; this comes from the coding sequence ATGGAAGCCAGGGCCCAGGCGCGGTACATCCGCGTCACGCCCATGAAGGCCCGCCGCGTGGTGGACCTCATCCGTGGCATGGATGCCACGGAGGCTCAGGCGGTCCTGCGTTTCGCCCCGCAGGCCGCGAGCGTGCCGGTCGGCAAGGTGCTGGACAGCGCCATTGCCAACGCCGCGCACAACTACGACCACACCGACGCCTCTTCGCTGGTCATCAGCGAGGCGTACGTGGATGAGGGCCCGACCCTGAAGCGGTTCCGTCCGCGTGCTCAGGGCCGTGCCTACCGGATCCGTAAGCGGACCAGCCACATCACCGTGGTCGTCAGCAGCAAGGAAGGAACCCGGTAA